A genome region from Bemisia tabaci chromosome 3, PGI_BMITA_v3 includes the following:
- the LOC109036267 gene encoding putative odorant-binding protein A5 isoform X3 codes for MKFYNRFVSLFLTVRLVKLTEVPFTSTQNVKMKDVLLKDPIELEEDLKYWKIIPDLLKEAPKQPMQAWWLDGGWTGTEAIFGNEINDPEITAEEPFWLEWKTNNDTFHTMMMVGIDEKPKKYTTFKEKQYWIIVNIKGFDFLAGEYLTEYMGPDPPENKGLLRYVFLVYRQPDKLKFKEKKISSSI; via the exons ATGAAGTTTTACAATAGATTTGTGTCGTTATTCCTGACAGTAAGATTAGTTAAATTAACAGAGGTGCCATTTACATCAACACAGAATGTGAAGATGAAGGATGTTCTCCTCAAAGATCCGATAGAACTTGAAGAAGAtctaaaatattggaaaattaTCCCTGACCTCCTAAAGGAGGCTCCAAAGCAGCCGATGCAG GCATGGTGGTTAGATGGTGGATGGACAGGCACAGAGGCAATCTTCggaaatgaaataaatgacCCGGAAATTACGGCTGAGGAACCATTCTGGTTAGAATGGAAAACTAACAATGACACATTTCACACTATGATGATGGTGG GTATAGATGAAAAACCTAAGAAATACACAAcgttcaaagaaaaacaatattGGATTATTGTGAACATAAAAGGGTTTGATTTTCTTGCAGGAGAGTATTTAACCGAATACATGGGCCCGGATCCACCAGAGAATAAAG GCTTACTTCGATACGTGTTTCTAGTATATCGACAGCCTGATAAACTAAaattcaaggagaaaaaaatatcatccAG CATTTGA
- the LOC109036267 gene encoding protein D2 isoform X2, with product MKFYNRFVSLFLTVRLVKLTEVPFTSTQNVKMKDVLLKDPIELEEDLKYWKIIPDLLKEAPKQPMQAWWLDGGWTGTEAIFGNEINDPEITAEEPFWLEWKTNNDTFHTMMMVGEYLTEYMGPDPPENKGLLRYVFLVYRQPDKLKFKEKKISSRKDIYRTNFSSKAFADKYNLGKPMAINFFRARFEY from the exons ATGAAGTTTTACAATAGATTTGTGTCGTTATTCCTGACAGTAAGATTAGTTAAATTAACAGAGGTGCCATTTACATCAACACAGAATGTGAAGATGAAGGATGTTCTCCTCAAAGATCCGATAGAACTTGAAGAAGAtctaaaatattggaaaattaTCCCTGACCTCCTAAAGGAGGCTCCAAAGCAGCCGATGCAG GCATGGTGGTTAGATGGTGGATGGACAGGCACAGAGGCAATCTTCggaaatgaaataaatgacCCGGAAATTACGGCTGAGGAACCATTCTGGTTAGAATGGAAAACTAACAATGACACATTTCACACTATGATGATGGTGG GAGAGTATTTAACCGAATACATGGGCCCGGATCCACCAGAGAATAAAG GCTTACTTCGATACGTGTTTCTAGTATATCGACAGCCTGATAAACTAAaattcaaggagaaaaaaatatcatccAG GAAGGACATCTATCGAACGAATTTTTCCAGCAAAGCCTTTGCAGATAAGTACAAtttaggaaaaccaatggcaatAAACTTTTTTCGAGCGAGATTTGAATACTAA
- the LOC109036267 gene encoding protein D2 isoform X1 has translation MKFYNRFVSLFLTVRLVKLTEVPFTSTQNVKMKDVLLKDPIELEEDLKYWKIIPDLLKEAPKQPMQAWWLDGGWTGTEAIFGNEINDPEITAEEPFWLEWKTNNDTFHTMMMVGIDEKPKKYTTFKEKQYWIIVNIKGFDFLAGEYLTEYMGPDPPENKGLLRYVFLVYRQPDKLKFKEKKISSRKDIYRTNFSSKAFADKYNLGKPMAINFFRARFEY, from the exons ATGAAGTTTTACAATAGATTTGTGTCGTTATTCCTGACAGTAAGATTAGTTAAATTAACAGAGGTGCCATTTACATCAACACAGAATGTGAAGATGAAGGATGTTCTCCTCAAAGATCCGATAGAACTTGAAGAAGAtctaaaatattggaaaattaTCCCTGACCTCCTAAAGGAGGCTCCAAAGCAGCCGATGCAG GCATGGTGGTTAGATGGTGGATGGACAGGCACAGAGGCAATCTTCggaaatgaaataaatgacCCGGAAATTACGGCTGAGGAACCATTCTGGTTAGAATGGAAAACTAACAATGACACATTTCACACTATGATGATGGTGG GTATAGATGAAAAACCTAAGAAATACACAAcgttcaaagaaaaacaatattGGATTATTGTGAACATAAAAGGGTTTGATTTTCTTGCAGGAGAGTATTTAACCGAATACATGGGCCCGGATCCACCAGAGAATAAAG GCTTACTTCGATACGTGTTTCTAGTATATCGACAGCCTGATAAACTAAaattcaaggagaaaaaaatatcatccAG GAAGGACATCTATCGAACGAATTTTTCCAGCAAAGCCTTTGCAGATAAGTACAAtttaggaaaaccaatggcaatAAACTTTTTTCGAGCGAGATTTGAATACTAA
- the LOC109036191 gene encoding uncharacterized protein isoform X1 — protein MILTRDWTLTYHVLIALLSLVAFVLCQYDDEMSDKDVQALMEAQRQRDREFVSAQPPTTTAKPGYIHRSRGELTVDLLRHHLIADFVFDVPFIVCTVQWVEGHFAELGNLIPVDVAEFPPYLIDYRGNKSEWYTFIMAGLDEPSREEPSLREYLHWLIVNIPGNRTHDGTELYKYKGPNPANGTGVHRHGIVVYKQPRKLIFDKESIKSPYFDDPRANFSNYQFAEKYQLGEPVAVNFFQTEWMPKPTLLSSLESLFSTKRSPTKSTKKTPLLYT, from the exons ATGATTTTGACACGGGATTGGACACTGACGTACCATGTTCTCATAGCTCTACTCTCGTTGGTCGCATTCGTCCTTTGTCAGTACGATGATGAAATGTCGGACAAGGATGTGCAGGCATTGATGGAAGCCCAACGACAGCGGGACAGAGAGTTTGTCTCTGCTCAACCGCCAACGACAACAGCAAAACCTGGTTACATTCACAGGTCGCGGGGAGAACTGACTGTTGACCTTCTCAGACATCATCTCATCGCTGACTTCGTCTTTGATGTTCCGTTTATTGTTTGCACT GTACAATGGGTGGAAGGACACTTTGCTGAACTTGGAAATTTGATTCCAGTTGACGTAGCTGAATTCCCCCCGTATTTGATAGATTATAGGGGCAATAAATCGGAATGGTACACATTTATCATGGCAG GTCTCGACGAACCCTCTCGCGAGGAACCATCCCTGCGAGAATATTTGCACTGGCTGATTGTCAACATACCGGGAAATAGAACTCATGATGGAACCGAACTCTATAAGTACAAAGGTCCTAATCCTGCTAACGGCACAG GCGTACATCGACACGGGATAGTTGTTTATAAGCAACCTAGAAAACTGATATTCGATAAAGAATCTATCAAGTCTCC GTATTTTGACGATCCACGAGCAAATTTTTCGAACTACCAGTTCGCTGAGAAGTATCAATTGGGTGAGCCCGTTGCAGTGAATTTCTTTCAAACCGAATGGATGCCTAAACCCACATTACTCTCCTCTTTGGAGTCTTTGTTTTCGACAAAGAGAAGCCCAACGAAATCTACCAAGAAGACACCGTTACTCTACACTTAG
- the LOC109036191 gene encoding uncharacterized protein isoform X2, whose product MILTRDWTLTYHVLIALLSLVAFVLCQYDDEMSDKDVQALMEAQRQRDREFVSAQPPTTTAKPGYIHRSRGELTVDLLRHHLIADFVFDVPFIVCTVQWVEGHFAELGNLIPVDVAEFPPYLIDYRGNKSEWYTFIMAGLDEPSREEPSLREYLHWLIVNIPGNRTHDGTELYKYKGVHRHGIVVYKQPRKLIFDKESIKSPYFDDPRANFSNYQFAEKYQLGEPVAVNFFQTEWMPKPTLLSSLESLFSTKRSPTKSTKKTPLLYT is encoded by the exons ATGATTTTGACACGGGATTGGACACTGACGTACCATGTTCTCATAGCTCTACTCTCGTTGGTCGCATTCGTCCTTTGTCAGTACGATGATGAAATGTCGGACAAGGATGTGCAGGCATTGATGGAAGCCCAACGACAGCGGGACAGAGAGTTTGTCTCTGCTCAACCGCCAACGACAACAGCAAAACCTGGTTACATTCACAGGTCGCGGGGAGAACTGACTGTTGACCTTCTCAGACATCATCTCATCGCTGACTTCGTCTTTGATGTTCCGTTTATTGTTTGCACT GTACAATGGGTGGAAGGACACTTTGCTGAACTTGGAAATTTGATTCCAGTTGACGTAGCTGAATTCCCCCCGTATTTGATAGATTATAGGGGCAATAAATCGGAATGGTACACATTTATCATGGCAG GTCTCGACGAACCCTCTCGCGAGGAACCATCCCTGCGAGAATATTTGCACTGGCTGATTGTCAACATACCGGGAAATAGAACTCATGATGGAACCGAACTCTATAAGTACAAAG GCGTACATCGACACGGGATAGTTGTTTATAAGCAACCTAGAAAACTGATATTCGATAAAGAATCTATCAAGTCTCC GTATTTTGACGATCCACGAGCAAATTTTTCGAACTACCAGTTCGCTGAGAAGTATCAATTGGGTGAGCCCGTTGCAGTGAATTTCTTTCAAACCGAATGGATGCCTAAACCCACATTACTCTCCTCTTTGGAGTCTTTGTTTTCGACAAAGAGAAGCCCAACGAAATCTACCAAGAAGACACCGTTACTCTACACTTAG
- the LOC109036270 gene encoding protein D2 gives MLILFFGVMLSFADPIVLAFEESTTVDIQRLMPPIPSDSKVLKMSVAEMKKKLQEFRVIPDLIDETPKLPMMVEWVEEEAEFGNYIERYIIKLAPFWVEWECEKYDFHTVMMLGLDEPSATNPYLRQYQFWIMGNVEGFHVIIGEELTAWIPPRPANGSGPHRYVFLVYLQPQKLDFMEYHLTETDFLDRRGNFSHQAFAKKYNLGKPIASNFFIAEHDPPPPW, from the exons atgttaatattattttttggagttatgctATCTTTTGCGGACCCCATTGTCTTAGCATTTGAGGagtctaccacagtcgatattCAACGGCTTATGCCGCCTATTCCAAGTGATTCAAAGGTCTTGAAGATGTCCGTTGCAGAAATGAAGAAGAAACTGCAAGAATTCAGAGTTATACCAGATCTCATAGACGAGACTCCAAAATTGCCAATGATG GTCGAATGggtagaagaagaagcagaGTTTGGGAATTATATCGAGAGATACATTATCAAACTGGCTCCTTTTTGGGTCGAGTGGGAATGcgaaaaatacgattttcacACTGTGATGATGCTTG GACTTGATGAGCCGTCTGCGACAAACCCGTATTTACGCCAATATCAATTCTGGATTATGGGCAATGTTGAGGGATTTCACGTCATTATTGGCGAGGAACTAACTGCCTGGATACCACCAAGACCTGCCAACGGATCTG GACCACATCGTTATGTCTTTCTAGTCTACCTCCAACCTCAAAAACTTGATTTCATGGAATATCATTTGACAGAAAC TGATTTTCTTGATCGAAGAGGCAACTTTTCTCATCAAGCCTTCGCTAAAAAGTATAATCTGGGCAAGCCAATCGCAAGTAATTTTTTCATCGCCGAACACGATCCTCCACCACCGTGGTAG
- the LOC109036260 gene encoding protein D2 isoform X2 has protein sequence MDRDGKWDRNGLCAKLGNEITRVHELECRPLWVNYRTFLKEVHTLMMIGLDEPSAQNRSSSLFLYWLVSDIPAHSYENEQLPALDYVRGETIFDYREPRPLLGTGLHRYVFLVYAHGNRTINCTMKKLNQSDVTGRPHFNLKDFVRQYDLGEPYAVNFFLAQWQKPLYTTTTSDPNEPTTLVVEHLSERWGGAIRMRSKKVKEKDS, from the exons ATGGACCGGGATGGGAAATGGGACCGGAATGGTCTTTGCGCTAAGCTTGGAAATGAAATAACTAGAGTTCATGAGCTAGAGTGCCGACCATTGTGGGTTAACTACAGAACGTTCCTCAAGGAAGTGCATACGCTGATGATGATAG GTCTGGATGAACCGTCAGCTCAAAATCGCTCTTCTAGTTTGTTCCTGTACTGGCTCGTCAGCGACATTCCAGCGCATAGTTATGAAAATGAGCAACTACCTGCGCTCGATTATGTAAGGGGAGAAACGATTTTCGATTACAGGGAACCGAGGCCTTTGCTAGGAACAG GACTTCATCGATATGTGTTCCTTGTTTATGCACACGGAAATAGGACGATAAATTGTACAATGAAAAAACTGAATCAGAG TGATGTCACAGGACGGCCTCATTTCAACTTGAAAGACTTTGTTAGACAATATGACCTTGGAGAACCGTACGCGGTTAATTTCTTTTTGGCTCAGTGGCAGAAGCCTCTATACACTACTACTACTTCAGACCCGAACGAACCAACAACACTCGTCGTGGAGCATCTTTCGGAGAGATGGGGTGGGGCCATTCGAAtgaggagtaaaaaagttaaggaaaaagACTCGTAG
- the LOC109036260 gene encoding protein D1 isoform X1: protein MRHDQILLTVSIVLIHLLNLMRCKTTVDPEVDYGYELKRTPEQIKTELEKHKIIPDLLDKAPNETIHIEWMDRDGKWDRNGLCAKLGNEITRVHELECRPLWVNYRTFLKEVHTLMMIGLDEPSAQNRSSSLFLYWLVSDIPAHSYENEQLPALDYVRGETIFDYREPRPLLGTGLHRYVFLVYAHGNRTINCTMKKLNQSDVTGRPHFNLKDFVRQYDLGEPYAVNFFLAQWQKPLYTTTTSDPNEPTTLVVEHLSERWGGAIRMRSKKVKEKDS, encoded by the exons ATGAGGCATGATCAAATACTGCTTACAGTTTCAATAGTTCTGATACATTTGCTTAATCTCATGAGATGTAAAACAACGGTAGATCCAGAAGTTGATTATGGCTATGAGCTGAAACGAACTCCCGAGCAAATAAAAACAGAGttagaaaaacacaaaattattCCTGACTTATTGGACAAGGCGCCAAATGAAACAATTCAT ATAGAATGGATGGACCGGGATGGGAAATGGGACCGGAATGGTCTTTGCGCTAAGCTTGGAAATGAAATAACTAGAGTTCATGAGCTAGAGTGCCGACCATTGTGGGTTAACTACAGAACGTTCCTCAAGGAAGTGCATACGCTGATGATGATAG GTCTGGATGAACCGTCAGCTCAAAATCGCTCTTCTAGTTTGTTCCTGTACTGGCTCGTCAGCGACATTCCAGCGCATAGTTATGAAAATGAGCAACTACCTGCGCTCGATTATGTAAGGGGAGAAACGATTTTCGATTACAGGGAACCGAGGCCTTTGCTAGGAACAG GACTTCATCGATATGTGTTCCTTGTTTATGCACACGGAAATAGGACGATAAATTGTACAATGAAAAAACTGAATCAGAG TGATGTCACAGGACGGCCTCATTTCAACTTGAAAGACTTTGTTAGACAATATGACCTTGGAGAACCGTACGCGGTTAATTTCTTTTTGGCTCAGTGGCAGAAGCCTCTATACACTACTACTACTTCAGACCCGAACGAACCAACAACACTCGTCGTGGAGCATCTTTCGGAGAGATGGGGTGGGGCCATTCGAAtgaggagtaaaaaagttaaggaaaaagACTCGTAG